The following are encoded in a window of Deinococcus misasensis DSM 22328 genomic DNA:
- a CDS encoding type I restriction-modification system subunit M: MTLPFAVSQDEINKILWKACDTFRGTIDPSEYKDYILVMLFLKYISDTWNEHYEQLKTEYGDDPERLQRRLERERFYLPEGQSYYDLYNNRDKDNIGERINKALDAIEEKNKKLEGVFRNIDFNSDSKLGQTRERNVRLKNLLQDFADPRLDLRPSRIGNLDVIGNAYEYLIANFAAGAGKKAGEFYTPAEVSELLAELMNPQPGERIYDPTCGSGSLLIKTGNQLLKKGIQNFSLFGQDINGSTWALSKMNMFLHGLDSARIEWGDTIRNPKLLHDGQTLMRFDVVVANPPFSLDKWGAEDAADDPFRRFHRGVPPKSKGDYAFISHIIESMHPQRGRAGIVVPHGVLFRGSSEGSIRQKLIEENLLDAVIGLPSNLFFGTGIPAAILVFRHGKTDTSTVFIDASREYQEGKNQNKLRDTDIQKIVDTYLNRTEIEKYSKVVPVQEIRDNDYNLNIPRYVDTFEEEAEIDVAAVQQEIELLEEQLQETRGKLQGYLKELGLV; the protein is encoded by the coding sequence ATGACGTTGCCTTTCGCTGTGAGCCAGGATGAAATCAACAAGATCCTCTGGAAGGCCTGCGACACCTTCCGGGGGACCATCGACCCGAGTGAATACAAAGATTACATCCTCGTGATGCTGTTCTTGAAATACATCAGCGACACGTGGAATGAACATTACGAACAATTGAAAACCGAATATGGCGATGACCCAGAGCGGTTGCAGCGCAGGCTGGAACGGGAACGGTTCTACCTGCCTGAAGGACAGAGTTACTACGACCTGTACAACAACCGCGACAAAGACAACATTGGGGAACGCATCAACAAAGCGCTGGACGCCATTGAAGAGAAAAACAAGAAACTTGAAGGGGTGTTCAGAAACATCGACTTCAACAGCGACAGCAAACTGGGACAGACCCGAGAACGCAATGTGCGCCTGAAAAACCTGCTGCAAGACTTTGCGGACCCCAGACTGGACCTCAGGCCCTCCAGAATTGGGAATCTGGATGTGATCGGGAATGCCTACGAGTACCTGATTGCCAATTTTGCCGCTGGAGCAGGGAAAAAAGCTGGAGAGTTTTACACCCCCGCCGAAGTGTCCGAACTGCTGGCCGAACTGATGAACCCCCAGCCCGGCGAACGCATTTACGACCCCACCTGCGGAAGCGGCTCTTTGCTGATCAAGACTGGAAACCAGCTTCTCAAGAAAGGCATCCAGAACTTCAGCCTGTTCGGACAGGACATCAACGGGTCCACATGGGCACTGTCCAAAATGAACATGTTCCTGCACGGGCTGGACAGCGCACGCATCGAGTGGGGCGACACCATCCGCAACCCCAAACTGCTGCACGACGGGCAAACCCTGATGCGCTTTGATGTGGTGGTGGCCAACCCGCCGTTCTCTCTGGACAAATGGGGGGCAGAAGACGCTGCCGATGATCCGTTCCGCAGGTTCCATCGGGGTGTGCCTCCCAAGAGCAAAGGGGATTACGCCTTCATCTCCCACATCATCGAGTCCATGCATCCCCAGAGGGGCCGGGCCGGGATTGTGGTTCCGCACGGGGTGCTGTTTCGGGGCAGCAGTGAAGGCAGCATCCGGCAGAAACTCATTGAAGAGAACCTGCTGGACGCCGTGATTGGCCTGCCCTCCAACCTGTTCTTTGGAACGGGCATTCCGGCAGCCATACTGGTGTTCAGGCATGGGAAAACCGACACCAGCACGGTGTTCATTGATGCCAGCAGGGAATATCAGGAAGGCAAAAACCAGAACAAACTCCGCGACACCGACATCCAGAAAATTGTGGACACCTACCTGAACCGGACCGAAATCGAGAAATATTCCAAAGTGGTCCCGGTGCAGGAGATCCGCGACAACGATTACAACCTGAACATCCCGAGGTACGTGGACACCTTCGAGGAAGAAGCAGAGATTGATGTGGCTGCTGTGCAGCAGGAGATTGAGCTGTTGGAGGAGCAGTTGCAGGAGACTCGGGGGAAACTTCAGGGGTATTTGAAGGAACTGGGGTTGGTTTAG
- a CDS encoding restriction endonuclease subunit S: protein MLPKEWKECQLKDVIASLEAGVSVNGEGRPADLNEKGVLKVSSVSYGIFKPQENKAIIEDDVSRARLNPKKDKIIFSRANTPELVGASAYIYQDYPNLYLSDKLWQIEPRSDNISMRWLSFLLGSPTMRKKIADSASGSSKSMQNISKADFLEIEISLPPLPEQKKIAEILGAWDTAIEQLETLIEKKQLLKRGLMQKLLTGKMRFREFEEKDWSEGPLGDFVEKIVGGGTPRREISEYWSNNEIPWITVKDMKSKIIHRTQEYISKLGLAKSATSLITANTLIVSTRMAVGRIVFCDRDAAINQDLKAIFTKNILNPHFLGFYFEYYGNIISGMANGSTVKGIGLDQLKALRICIPSLIEQCRIVEILQLSEYELHILRKQIETLKTQKLGLQLELLSGRLRVNTDNP, encoded by the coding sequence ATGTTGCCAAAAGAATGGAAGGAATGCCAGCTAAAAGATGTAATTGCAAGCCTTGAAGCTGGTGTTAGTGTGAATGGAGAGGGTAGACCAGCAGATCTTAATGAAAAAGGTGTTCTTAAAGTCAGCTCTGTATCATATGGAATTTTTAAGCCTCAAGAAAATAAAGCTATTATTGAAGATGATGTAAGTAGAGCCAGACTAAATCCCAAGAAAGATAAGATTATTTTTAGCCGGGCAAATACTCCAGAGCTTGTGGGTGCTAGTGCTTATATTTATCAGGATTATCCAAATCTATATTTGTCGGATAAACTCTGGCAGATAGAGCCAAGGAGTGACAACATATCTATGAGGTGGCTTTCTTTTTTGCTTGGATCACCTACGATGAGAAAAAAGATAGCTGACTCTGCATCTGGGAGCAGTAAAAGTATGCAGAATATCTCTAAAGCTGACTTTTTAGAGATAGAGATTAGTTTGCCCCCCCTGCCAGAGCAGAAGAAAATCGCTGAAATCCTCGGGGCGTGGGACACCGCCATTGAACAGTTGGAAACCCTGATCGAGAAGAAGCAACTGCTTAAGCGTGGCCTTATGCAGAAATTGCTCACTGGGAAGATGCGATTTCGGGAGTTTGAGGAAAAGGATTGGTCTGAAGGTCCGTTGGGAGATTTTGTTGAAAAAATAGTAGGTGGTGGTACTCCTAGACGAGAAATCTCAGAATATTGGAGTAATAATGAAATTCCTTGGATAACAGTAAAAGATATGAAATCTAAGATTATCCATAGAACGCAGGAATATATATCAAAACTTGGACTTGCTAAAAGTGCTACAAGTCTGATTACTGCAAACACACTTATAGTATCTACTAGAATGGCTGTGGGACGTATTGTTTTTTGTGATCGAGATGCAGCTATAAACCAAGACTTAAAAGCTATATTTACTAAGAATATTCTAAATCCACATTTTTTGGGATTCTATTTTGAGTATTATGGTAATATAATTTCTGGAATGGCTAATGGTAGTACTGTGAAAGGAATAGGTTTAGATCAGCTCAAAGCTTTACGCATATGCATTCCCTCTTTAATCGAGCAATGTAGAATTGTAGAAATATTGCAGTTGAGTGAGTATGAGTTGCATATTTTGAGGAAACAAATTGAGACCCTCAAAACACAAAAACTCGGGCTACAACTGGAATTGTTAAGTGGACGGCTTCGAGTAAATACAGACAACCCCTAG